CCCGATGCGCGTGTCCAGGGTGGAGACGAAGGCGGCGTAGAGGTCGCGGGGATAGGGTGTCCCCTTGTCCCGGTAATACCGCAGCCATTCCTCGTCGCCCTGGTAGGGGTAGTGGGGGGTGTTCATGGCGAAGTAGAGGAAGAAGGGGCTGTCCTTGTGGGACTCGATGAACTGTGACGCCTCCTCGACCATGAGGTCGGGGAAGAACCGCCCGCCATGGAAGACCTCCTCCCCGTTCCGCTGGAGGTCGTGCCGGTTTGGCCCGCTCCAGTAGAAGAAGTGGGAGTAGTTGTCAATGCAGCCGCCGAGATGGCCGAAGGAGTGGTCGAAGCCCTGGGCGTTCGGCAGGGTGTCCGGGGCCTGGCCGAGGTGCCACTTGCCGATGTGGGCGGTGGCGTAGCCCGCCGCGTGGAAGACCTCCGCCATGGTGATTTCCGCGCCGGGCAGGCCGTTCTTGTCCCCCACATTGTTCGGCACGCCCGCGCGGAGGGGGTAGCGGCCTGTGAGCAGGCCCGCGCGGGACGGCGAGCAGACCGCCGCGGGCGCGTAGAACTGGGTGAAGCGGACACCGCGCGCGGCGAGCGCGTCGAGGTTCGGGGTGGCGAGGTCTTTCGCGCCGTAGCATCCCGCGTCCACGCAGCCCTGGTCGTCGGTGTAGATGACGATGACATTCGGGCGGCGCGGCGGCGCGGCGGCGGCGCGGCGGGCGGACCATGCGGCGCCCAGGGCCGTTGCGGCGGCGGCGCCCCGAAAACGGCGCCGGGTCAGGCTGGCGGGGGGAGCTGCGGGGTGTTCCATGGCCTGTCTCCTTGGTGGATGGGGACAGGGTAGCACACCACGCGGGCCGGGGCAATGGAAAAGCGGCGGCAAGCCACCGCAGTCCATTGACTTAAGCGTCTTTTCTTGCTCTTGCTTTTGCTCTTGCTCTCTTCTGGTCAA
This genomic window from Candidatus Hydrogenedentota bacterium contains:
- a CDS encoding sulfatase, whose protein sequence is MEHPAAPPASLTRRRFRGAAAATALGAAWSARRAAAAPPRRPNVIVIYTDDQGCVDAGCYGAKDLATPNLDALAARGVRFTQFYAPAAVCSPSRAGLLTGRYPLRAGVPNNVGDKNGLPGAEITMAEVFHAAGYATAHIGKWHLGQAPDTLPNAQGFDHSFGHLGGCIDNYSHFFYWSGPNRHDLQRNGEEVFHGGRFFPDLMVEEASQFIESHKDSPFFLYFAMNTPHYPYQGDEEWLRYYRDKGTPYPRDLYAAFVSTLDTRIGRLVEKLTGLGLLEDTIIVFQADNGHSVEERAHFGGGDAGPHRAAKFSMFEGGIRVPAVISWPGQLPEGEVREQVGHGCDWMPTLVELCGVTPPDAALDGKSLVPVLRSGEAPTPHDVLHWHTGMGPRAQWAVRRGDWKLIGNPVDPVHPDSLTRADELFLCNLAQDIGETRNLAGEHPERVKELKALHEAWLSEMPPEREG